The genomic segment GAAGGGCACACTTTCGGGCATTGCGCGGACGGCCGTGCAAAAACTGCAGAGCCTGGGCATTGCGCCGGATGAAATTTTGGTGGGCATCGGGCCTTCCATATGCGGCCATTGCTATGAGATTCAGGAGGACGTGGCAGGGCTGTTCGAGCCGGAGTATCCGGCGGCGGTTTTGCGCGGGGGCGAAGGCATCCATCTGGATTTATGGGCCGTTTTGTTGGCGCAGTTTGAAAATCTCGGCATTCCGCCAAAAAATATCACACTCTCCGGTCTTTGTACATATGATAATAGCGAGAGGTTCTTCTCTCATCGAAGAGACCATGGAAAAACGGGCGCGATGGGGTCTTTCATCGCGCTGTAACTGGAAAAAGCGGGCGCCCTGCCTGCTTTTTTAATAAGGAGCGAGGTGCTTATTTTGATCTATTTGGATAATGCCGCCACGACGAAAGTGCGGGCGGAAGTATTAGAAGCGATGCTGCCCTATCTGCAAGAACAATATGGAAACCCATCCTCGGTCTATGGGCTAGGGAGGGAAGCGCACCACGCGCTGGATATTGCAAGAGAGCAGCTGAAAACGGCCCTGGGGGCAAGGCTGGCCCGGGAGATTTTCTTCACCGGCTGCGGCACGGAGAGCGACAACTGGGCGATTTCCGGCGCGGCTCATGCGCTGCGGCAAAAGGGCCGGCATATCATCACGAGCAAAGTGGAACACCATGCCGTGCTGGATACCTGCCGTGCGCTGGAGACGGATGGCTATGAGGTAACCTATCTGGATGTAGACTGCTATGGGCAGGTCAGCCCCGAGGCTGTGCGGGCCGCGATTCGGGAAGATACCATCCTGGTAAGCGTGATGTTTGCGAACAACGAGGTGGGGACCATCAACCCCATCGCCGAGATTGCCCAGGCCGCGCATCAGGCGGGCGTGCTGATGCATACGGATGCCGTGCAGGCGGTGGGGCATGTGAAAATCGATGTGCAGGAGCTGGGCGTGGATCTGCTCTCGCTTTCCGGGCACAAATTCCATTCGCCCAAAGGCGTCGGCGCGCTCTATGTCAGGCAGGGAACGCCGCTCGATAAATATCTGCACGGCGGCGGCCAGGAGCGCGGCCGGCGATCCGGCACGGAAAACCTGGCTTCCATCGTCGGCATGGGCCGGGCCATCGAACTGGCATCCCAGGAGCTCGAAAGCGAGGCTCAGCGGCTGACGGCGCTGCGGGAAGAGATGATCAAAATGGCGCGCCAGAAGATTCCCGGCGTCATTTTGAACGGCCATCCCACCCAGCGCCTGCCCGGCAATGTCAATCTGCGCATTCCCGAGCTGACCAGCGAAGCCGCGCTCTATAACCTGGATATGATGGGCATTGCCTGCTCCAGCGGTTCTGCCTGCACGGCAGGCTCGCTTTCGCCGTCGCATGTCCTCATGGCGATGGGGCTTTCCGAAAAGGAGGCGCGGGGCGCTCTGCGCTTCACCTTCTCGCGCTATACGACGCAGCAGGAAGTAGAGGCCGCGGTGCAGACGCTGGCAGAGATCGCTCAGCGGCTGCGCAAGTAGCGGCTTGCGTTTTTAAAATGAAAAATTTTGAAAACGCACGATTTTGTGATTAAATTCCCTTTTTCTGCGCAGATTAACGATGAGAATTCATTTGCAGAAGGGAGTTTGAAATGAATATGAAATGCACAGCCCTTAGTTTTTTGATGGGCGGTCTGGTGGGCGCGGCTGCGGTTATGGCAACTGTTCCCGGAACCAAGACCTTTATGAAGAGAACCATGAGAAAGGGCAAACGCGCCCTCGAGGATGCAGTTTGCAACATGTGGTAATCGTGAAGAGCCGCTCGGCAGAGCGGCTCTTTGCATCATACAATGGCGCCGGGAATCTGCGAAAAACTGGTAAATTCAGGCGCAGATTGGTTGATTTGTAATTGGGCTTGGTATATAATAATTCTATTAAGAGGGCAACAGGAGGGCTATCACGATGAATCATGCTGATCGGACGACGAAATTTGTCTTGACAAAAGACATGGACAACCCTGCGCGCGGGATTATCAAGCTCGCCTGCGATGCGATGCAGCAAAAGGGATACGATCCTCTCAATCAGCTGGTTGGGTATATCCTCTCCGGCGATCCGACGTATATCACAAGTTTCAACGGCGCGCGCAGCCTGCTGACCAGGCTGGATAGGGACGAGCTGTTGGAAGAGATTGTCTCGCAGTATATCGAGAATCTCGAATAGGAGGCAGGATTGTTATACCCGAAGATCATGGGGT from the Christensenellaceae bacterium 44-20 genome contains:
- the nifS gene encoding cysteine desulfurase NifS, translating into MLILIYLDNAATTKVRAEVLEAMLPYLQEQYGNPSSVYGLGREAHHALDIAREQLKTALGARLAREIFFTGCGTESDNWAISGAAHALRQKGRHIITSKVEHHAVLDTCRALETDGYEVTYLDVDCYGQVSPEAVRAAIREDTILVSVMFANNEVGTINPIAEIAQAAHQAGVLMHTDAVQAVGHVKIDVQELGVDLLSLSGHKFHSPKGVGALYVRQGTPLDKYLHGGGQERGRRSGTENLASIVGMGRAIELASQELESEAQRLTALREEMIKMARQKIPGVILNGHPTQRLPGNVNLRIPELTSEAALYNLDMMGIACSSGSACTAGSLSPSHVLMAMGLSEKEARGALRFTFSRYTTQQEVEAAVQTLAEIAQRLRK
- a CDS encoding IreB family regulatory phosphoprotein codes for the protein MNHADRTTKFVLTKDMDNPARGIIKLACDAMQQKGYDPLNQLVGYILSGDPTYITSFNGARSLLTRLDRDELLEEIVSQYIENLE